A region of the Roseiflexus sp. RS-1 genome:
GGAGGAATATCTCGCACGTCCACGTCCAATCGTCTGGAATGGCATGTACCAGCCTCGACCCGATGAATCCCCCGCAGCAACACTGGCGCGCTGCTACCCGCATCTGGTGCATGACCGCGCCGCGCGCTACCGGCAGATCGGTGACGTCATGCTCGAACCGGCGTATCACCGCAATCCGGCATTCACCGTCGCCGATTTCCTGGCGGCGATCAAAGCGAAGGGATGAAAGGCGTATTCAGGGGGAGCGTCGTGAATACCATAACCGCAGACGCATGACTTCGCACATCCACGAAGCACAACGTCGCAGGGCGCTCAATGCATAACCGGCGATGCCTGAGCGTTATTGAGGGAAGCCAGCACGCCGCTGACCGTATTCTTCAGTTCCGCCAGTTCCACCGGCTTTGCCAGATAATGACGGACGCCCATCCGCTTCATCTGCGAGCGCAGACGCGGCGTATCGTAGGCAGTCAGCACCACGACCGGAATATGGGGACGTTCGTCGTGGAGCGCTTTGATCAACGCGGCAGCAGCGCGACCGGGCGGGCTTGGATCGACGATCAACAGATCGACAGATTCGCGCATACAGCGCAACCAGGCCGCTCCCGGCGATGGCGCCAGTGAGACCTCAACATCCTTACCGAGGAGGAGTTGCAGCCCCTGTTGGGTCACCATCGCAGCAACCGGATCGTTGTCGACAACCAGAATGTGCTGCAAGTTCGACACGATACCTTTCCAGACGCCTGTTGACTACTACTATCATGAAAGAGCGTCCGTAGCGCTTCAATCCTGCGCTGTAGTCGGCAACTCTGCCGTCACTATAACAAAAACGACGATTTCTCAGGAAAGTGAGGCAACAACTCCGCGTTGCAATCACACAACATCGAAGTAGTACGATACCAGAGGCATCCCGTGGCAAAGGTTACAGGGTCGCAACTAAAAGTGAAGGTATCACAACAGAGTGTTCAGCCTGTGCCAGCTTCCCCCAAAGCTTCGCTGATGAAGGACTCTGAGGGTGGCGACAGTCGATACCAGGGACGGGGTGCATTCCTGCCGGGGCAACGAATGGTGTTTGTGAGATGTTTCTGGCGCGCTGGAACGGTGCGCGTCCCCGCGCGGCCCGGGTACGCAGGCATCCCGCCCGCCCGGTACGCAGGGTACGCGGGCATCCTGCCCGCAAGGCAGCGGCCCGGGTACGCGGGCATCCTGCCCGCATGCAGCGGCCTGGGTACGCGGGCATCTTGCCCGCATGCAGCGGCCCGGGTACGCGGGCATCCTGCCCGCATGCAGCGGCCCGGGTACGCGGGCATCCTGCCCGCAAGGCAGCGGCCCGGGTACGCGGGCATCTTGCCCGCATGCAGCGGCCCGGGTACGCGGGCATCCTGCCCGCAAGGCAGCGGCCTGGGTACGCGGGCATCTTGCCCGCATGCAGCGGTGTGACCTGTCACGGGAGCGAGAGCATTATGAAGATTGAGAACTTATAGCAGTTCTTAGAGCCTATCCGAATAACCGTGACTTCTTCGCCTGTGGCTTGATCACTTCGCTTGCAGCCGGGTTATTCGGATAGGCTCTTACTACAGTTGGAGTTGCTCGAATGGGCGGGCGCCCGGCAATCTGAGCCCCACCCAGATCTGCGCCCAGATGCCGGTCTTGCGCCACGTGACGGAGTGATCGTGAACCGTCTTCCCGGGAGGAAAATGGGATGGCAGGGCGCTCCAGCCGCAATCCGTGTGCATCACATGCACCATCGCCTCCAAGATCTGACGCCGATCGTGAACGATCTGGCGTCCTGCCCGTCGCGGCACGGGCAGCAAGGGGGCTACGCGTGCCCAAACCTGCGCGATGATCTCCTCACGGGTGGCTTCACCTGGAGGGTTGGCGCCCTCCACGGCGGGAGGCTCCCCGTTCGGCAGCGCGATCACCGCTGGCGCGGGCAGGTTCAGGCCATCCGCAGCAGCCACAACCACCGGCGGGAGCTGCCGGGCGCGGCGGCGGCAATGGGCCGCTTGGGCCAGGGCGTGATGGCAGCGCCGCTGCCACGACCAGTGCAGGATGTGCGCGCACGGCTGGGCCACGGCGAGCACCACGTTCCAGAAGAGCTGACGACCCTCCCCACTGCTCACCCGCACCGCAGGCGCGGCGCGCCTTGAAGCGCGCCAGACTGCGCGCTCCTGCAGTCTGCGGGCCCCCTTTTTCGGGTGCCTCCACGGCGCCCTCCTGATGGCGGAGCACCCTCAGAACGGCGTGCGCCTACATCGCCAGGGTGCTATGCCGATACCAGCCAGTCCACGAGCGTACCTCGCACTCGTCCAGGCCGACCTCGCTTTTGCCGGTCTGGATGCTCTCCTCGACCGTCCAGCGCTTGCCAATCACCCGCACCTGCGTGTCCAGGGGCGTGGCCTCCGGCCCATAGGCCCTGACCTCGGTCGGATCGGTGCAGCTGCGGCGCAGCACCAGCCAGCGCCGTCCGCCCGGCGCGGCCGGGCCGTTCAACCGGACGCGCCGCCAGTCATACCAGCGCGGCCCCTGGCTGCCTGCGCCACAACTCAGGCGCTCCCACGGCCTGGTGGCCAGCCGCGCGGACAGGTCGGCCAGGCTCCAGGACTCGTGGCCCAGCCAGCGGTGTTCCGTGCTGGAGATGGTCACGACGGAAGGCTGATGACGCGCCTCCAACCACTGGCGCAGCTCGCGGTCGTCGCCGTAGACGCTATCGCCAGCGATGGCGGCAGAGGTTACCCCCGCCGCGTAGGCCCGTTCAAGCGGCTGGCGGGCCAGCTCGGGTGTGGTGGCAAAGGTGCGCTCGCTGGGATCCCGGCCCGGCGACAGCGCTCGGAGTCGTCCGTCCAGCTGCGCGGCAGATAGCGCGCGCGGTCGAGCAGGGTCTGGCCGTGGGCGCTGGCATAGGTCAGCACGACCCCCGCCTGGCAGTTCTCGACCCGTCCAGCGGCGCCGCAGCCCTGGTGCGCCACCCCCACCGACGTGGCGCCTTTCTTGAGGAAGCCCGTCTCGTCCAGCACGCCAATCGCGTCTGGGTCGCCCAGATAGTCCAGCACATCGCGCCGCAGCCGGTCGCGCAGCTCGTCGGGGTCCCAGATAGCCCGGCTCAGCAACTCCTGCACGCGATAGGGGTTGGGATGGCCGATGATTTCGGCCAGTTGCCAGCCATTCTTGCGCTCGGCCGGGCTGAGCAAGCCGCCCAGATAGGCCATTGCGCTCTCCTGCGACTTTGAGCGCGCAAACGCGGTGCGGAGGCGATTGACCACAGCGCCCCAATAGCGGCGCTATACGTCAATATCCCGCTCATCCGGGGGGCGCAGGTCGTCTGATGCTGACGGCATCTTCCATGCCTCCGTTCAGTTCGTTTGCCACAGAGGTAGAGCATACCACAACTCCAACTGTAGTAATAGGTGATAGCCGAGAGCTGATAGATGATAGCCGATAGGCGATATGCGATAGCCGATCAACCTGCTGGGTTTCAATGCTCTTCAACAGCCAAAAATGAGCCGAAATTTGCCTGTCGGCGAGCGGAAACCAATACGGTGACAAGTTTCAATGCTCTTCAACAGCCAAAAATGAGCCGAAATCCCTGAAATATCGTCTATTGTCTATCAATTAGGCTATTCAGGCGTTTCAGTGCTCTTCAGCGAGCCGAAAATTCCTCAATGTCGCCCGCTGGAGCATCGAGGTTGATGCGCGGAACATGTTTCAGTGCTCTTCAGCGAGCCGAAAATTCCTCAATAGCGGGATCGGCGTGCTCATCAATCTCGCCCGCGAGCGGTTTCAGTGCTCTTCAGCGAGCCGAAAATTCCTCAATAAGTATAGTACTGGCGGTTGGTTGGTGAAAGACGGAGTTTCAGTGCTCTTCAGCGAGCCGAAAATTCCTCAATCCAGACGTAATCGAGCGCGCTTAGTCCGGCGTGACGTTTCAGTGCTCTTCAGCGAGCCGAAAATTCCTCAATGCGTCGGTAACGGCGACTGGATCGCCAGCGCGTCGGGTTTCAGTGCTCTTCAGCGAGCCGAAAATTCCTCAATCTACGGCGCGCCAGGATGTATCACAAGTCGATACATCGGTTTCAGTGCTCTTCAGCGAGCCGAAAATTCCTCAATAAATACGAGAAGTTCGCGGGTCGAGACCGGGGCGCACCGTTTCAGTGCTCTTCAGCGAGCCGAAAATTCCTCAATAGGAACACATCTTCCGGAGCAGTATCAACACCAGTTGTTTCAGTGCTCTTCAGCGAGCCGAAAATTCCTCAATCGACACGCGGAACGAACCGCGCCGGTGTACGAGTTTCTGTTTCAGTGCTCTTCAGCGAGCCGAAAATTCCTCAATCTCTTTCGGAGACCGGCGGCGATTGCGAAAGGGCGAGTTTCAGTGCTCTTCAGCGAGCCGAAAATTCCTCAATGGGTCACCTCACGCGCTTCGGTGTGGATGGGTTTGTGTTTCAGTGCTCTTCAGCGAGCCGAAAATTCCTCAATCGTGTTGTGACAGCCCGCGCCCATCGCCTCGCCCGAAGTTTCAGTGCTCTTCAGCGAGCCGAAAATTCCTCAATGGGGCGCTCTCCGCCCCCTCCATTCTTATTATACCAGTTTCAGTGCTCTTCAGCGAGCCGAAAATTCCTCAATGCAAGTTCGGCGCGACCGGACGATCCCGCATCTGGGTTTCAGTGCTCTTCAGCGAGCCGAAAATTCCTCAATGCGCGCGAAGGGCTTTCATACTTGGGTTCTCGGCGAGGTTTCAGTGCTCTTCAGCGAGCCGAAAATTCCTCAATGACGTTTTCGATACGCTTGACGCCGGAATCGCGCATCGTTTCAGTGCTCTTCAGCGAGCCGAAAATTCCTCAATTTGATGCGTTACTTCAGACGATAGACCGCGCGGCGGTTTCAGTGCTCTTCAGCGAGCCGAAAATTCCTCAATCGCGTCGCGCGAACAACACCGAAATCCGGTTAGAAGTTTCAGTGCTCTTCAGCGAGCCGAAAATTCCTCAATAACAACCCGCCGCGCTGCCAGACTTCCACCAGCGCGAGTTTCAGTGCTCTTCAGCGAGCCGAAAATTCCTCAATGCGGACGGGTGCGATGTGGACGATCTCAATCCAACCGTTGTTTCAGTGCTCTTCAGCGAGCCGAAAATTCCTCAATATTACACAGAAGCCGTCGCACTCGTCGAAGTCTGGGTTTCAGTGCTCTTCAGCGAGCCGAAAATTCCTCAATACGCACCATCAGCGCCACCCGCCGCTCGTCCATCCCGTTTCAGTGCTCTTCAGCGAGCCGAAAATTCCTCAATGGTTCCGTCGGCGCGCGTGTTGCGTCAGTTGTGCAAGTTTCAGTGCTCTTCAGCGAGCCGAAAATTCCTCAATGCCGCGCGGTCGATCCGCGTCGTCGGAAGTTACAACGTTTCAGTGCTCTTCAGCGAGCCGAAAATTCCTCAATAAGATGCTGTGTTGTGACACTGCTGAAAGACAACGAGTTTCAGTGCTCTTCAGCGAGCCGAAAATTCCTCAATTTGAGTCCTCGTTGTACAGCACTGTCAATGTGATCTCAGTTTCAGTGCTCTTCAGCGAGCCGAAAATTCCTCAATCATCAACGCGGCGGTGACGCTGTGGTTGTCGCCCCGTTTCAGTGCTCTTCAGCGAGCCGAAAATTCCTCAATCCGATCTCGACTTCCGCAGCGCCTTCGTTGCGCCGGAGTTTCAGTGCTCTTCAGCGAGCCGAAAATTCCTCAATACTCCCGTCTGAGCGTGAGGCGAAGCAAAGACGGCGTTTCAGTGCTCTTCAGCGAGCCGAAAATTCCTCAATAACTCTTGCACCTCTGGGAACCGTCGGTGAGGAGCGGTTTCAGTGCTCTTCAGCGAGCCGAAAATTCCTCAATTCGACCGACCGACGCCGAACGCTCGCGGTTTGAACAGGTTTCAGTGCTCTTCAGCGAGCCGAAAATTCCTCAATTCGGCGTAACGGTCAACGTCGACGCGCTGCTGGCGGATTGTTTCAGTGCTCTTCAGCGAGCCGAAAATTCCTCAATCGTGAATACGAGGGCGAGTTGATAGGCGTCTGGAAACGTTTCAGTGCTCTTCAGCGAGCCGAAAATTCCTCAATGTTCCAAGACCCGAAAATCATTGATATCGAGGTCTGGGTTTCAGTGCTCTTCAGCGAGCCGAAAATTCCTCAATCATTCCGGAACACCGCCCCGCCGTCGTCGAGAAACTGTTTCAGTGCTCTTCAGCGAGCCGAAAATTCCTCAATCGCCCAGCGCGCCGCGCGCTGCCAGACATCCGCGTCGTGTTTCAGTGCTCTTCAGCGAGCCGAAAATTCCTCAATTGTCAAGCCCCAATTTTGCGGAAAATCCGGCGATTTTGTTTCAGTGCTCTTCAGCGAGCCGAAAATTCCTCAATTAACCCGGAGCGGCGGATCGTCGTTATACGCCCTATGTTTCAGTGCTCTTCAGCGAGCCGAAAATTCCTCAATGTCGCCACTGAAGATTAGGCATATCAAAGTCCCGTGTTGTTTCAGTGCTCTTCAGCGAGCCGAAAATTCCTCAATGCAGTCGAGCGCTGTAATGCGCGTTCGATCCGATCCGTTTCAGTGCTCTTCAGCGAGCCGAAAATTCCTCAATCGTGAGTACGCAAGATTCAGGTTTACCGTTGTTGAAGTTTCAGTGCTCTTCAGCGAGCCGAAAATTCCTCAATCAGGAGAGCGCATTTAGGATCGTAGCCAGCAATTGCGTTTCAGTGCTCTTCAGCGAGCCGAAAATTCCTCAATTGACGCGCATATGATCCTCTCCTGTTGACGTGATAAAGTTTCAGTGCTCTTCAGCGAGCCGAAAATTCCTCAATGCCCTTGCCATTTGCGCGCCTAGCGGCTACCTGACGGTTTCAGTGCTCTTCAGCGAGCCGAAAATTCCTCAATCTAATATCCGCACAATCCTAAACGCAATTATTCAGGGTTTCAGTGCTCTTCAGCGAGCCGAAAATTCCTCAATGCGCGCGGGTTTATACAAGCCCGCTTGGATAGGGAAGTTTCAGTGCTCTTCAGCGAGCCGAAAATTCCTCAATTTATCGCGCGCGTACACGCATTGCCTGACACACAATGTCGTTTCAGTGCTCTTCAGCGAGCCGAAAATTCCTCAATCTGCGACAGCACAGGTATGAAGCAATGGTACAGGCGTTTCAGTGCTCTTCAGCGAGCCGAAAATTCCTCAATCTAATATTTTCAGTTTATCCATAATCAACCTCAATCAGTTTCAGTGCTCTTCAGCGAGCCGAAAATTCCTCAATTCTGGTAGCGCGCATTTTCGCCGCGCGTATCGTCTGTTTCAGTGCTCTTCAGCGAGCCGAAAATTCCTCAATCGGTAGTGACGGGTTCAACTCCCCTGGTACTAATCAGGTTTCAGTGCTCTTCAGCGAGCCGAAAATTCCTCAATACCCGTACTGTCTCTGCCTTGCCCTTGCGGTTCATCTGTTTCAGTGCTCTTCAGCGAGCCGAAAATTCCTCAATCGGTAGTGACGGGTTCAACTCCCCTGGTACTAATCAGGTTTCAGTGCTCTTCAGCGAGCCGAAAATTCCTCAATTCAAGATAAGCCTTATACGCCGTATCAGCAAGTGTAGTTTCAGTGCTCTTCAGCGAGCCGAAAATTCCTCAATGTAGGCTATCGGCATTATGATGATAGGGTTTTGGTACAGGTTTCAGTGCTCTTCAGCGAGCCGAAAATTCCTCAATGTTCTGGTAGCGCGCATTTTCGCCGCGCGTATCGTCTGTTTCAGTGCTCTTCAGCGAGCCGAAAATTCCTCAATCGGGTTCAAAGGGCTAAGCAAAGACGGTGTTTTTGTGTTTCAGTGCTCTTCAGCGAGCCGAAAATTCCTCAATAGAGAGGTGATACGTTATATGTGGGAAGTCCAAAAGTTTCAGTGCTCTTCAGCGAGCCGAAAATTCCTCAATGAAACACCGTGAAACTCCGTAAAACATCATATCACGAATGTTTCAGTGCTCTTCAGCGAGCCGAAAATTCCTCAATCGAATCTATGTCTTGTTGTGCGCAAAAATGTTACATACGTTTCAGTGCTCTTCAGCGAGCCGAAAATTCCTCAATATTGTGACCGTTGTAGGCTACGCTCGGACGGTGAGAGGTTTCAGTGCTCTTCAGCGAGCCGAAAATTCCTCAATTTGGCATATCGGGGCTACTGGTGTACCGAAAGCAGACGTTTCAGTGCTCTTCAGCGAGCCGAAAATTCCTCAATGTTACCACGCGCTTGCGCTAGCCGTATGCGCGCCTAGGTTTCAGTGCTCTTCAGCGAGCCGAAAATTCCTCAATGCAACCCGGTACGAATCGAAATTGACGCGCATAGAGTTTCAGTGCTCTTCAGCGAGCCGAAAATTCCTCAATGGAACCCCGCCGACGCCGGCGGGGTTTCCGGTCGTGTTTCAGTGCTCTTCAGCGAGCCGAAAATTCCTCAATCACCGACAACGCTGACGTTCCAGAACCAACCGGTTGAGGTTTCAGTGCTCTTCAGCGAGCCGAAAATTCCTCAATCGGAAGGGATGTCTCAAAGTGGGGATGGATCGAGTTCGACGTTTCAGTGCTCTTCAGCGAGCCGAAAATTCCTCAATCGTCTTCAGTTTCGCCGCGAACTCAACGGAGATTTC
Encoded here:
- a CDS encoding response regulator; the encoded protein is MSNLQHILVVDNDPVAAMVTQQGLQLLLGKDVEVSLAPSPGAAWLRCMRESVDLLIVDPSPPGRAAAALIKALHDERPHIPVVVLTAYDTPRLRSQMKRMGVRHYLAKPVELAELKNTVSGVLASLNNAQASPVMH
- a CDS encoding transposase — translated: MSSGEGRQLFWNVVLAVAQPCAHILHWSWQRRCHHALAQAAHCRRRARQLPPVVVAAADGLNLPAPAVIALPNGEPPAVEGANPPGEATREEIIAQVWARVAPLLPVPRRAGRQIVHDRRQILEAMVHVMHTDCGWSALPSHFPPGKTVHDHSVTWRKTGIWAQIWVGLRLPGARPFEQLQL